Proteins co-encoded in one Bacillus paramycoides genomic window:
- a CDS encoding DMT family transporter, whose product MKEICMLLVAVILWGTAIAPTKWAFESIQPFTLLFIRLFFAGGICLLFSFKQLKRSVVHKQVPWKRMSLLSFTGVAGYFMFTSYGISLTSGLHVSIIDAALPLVTILFSAFFLKEKIQLNYWIGIVLGAAGVLLITIPSSNGDQEVSLIGDTLILLSTFLFAFYTVLLKRPKQEQYLSNEVFTTLTLIIGAVILLPFAMVETFYYGFPKVETWKAVFSVMYLVIGATILAYWFWNKALERVSASVSGLYLNALPLISIVASIVLLDESLTWRIVIGGSLVLFGVIWADKRKLIDLFMSGNRNVKENEEC is encoded by the coding sequence TCTATTCAGCCATTTACTTTGTTGTTTATTCGCCTTTTCTTCGCGGGTGGAATCTGCTTACTATTTTCATTTAAACAATTAAAAAGATCAGTTGTACATAAACAAGTGCCATGGAAAAGGATGAGTTTACTATCTTTTACTGGTGTAGCTGGTTACTTTATGTTCACATCCTACGGTATTTCTTTAACAAGTGGATTGCATGTTAGTATTATTGATGCTGCGTTACCTTTAGTTACAATTCTTTTTTCAGCGTTCTTTTTGAAAGAAAAAATTCAGCTTAATTATTGGATCGGTATTGTACTCGGGGCTGCTGGTGTACTTCTTATTACAATCCCATCTAGTAATGGCGATCAAGAAGTATCTTTAATAGGAGATACCCTTATTTTATTAAGTACTTTCTTATTTGCTTTCTATACAGTATTACTGAAAAGGCCAAAACAAGAACAGTATCTATCAAACGAGGTCTTTACAACATTAACTTTAATTATTGGAGCTGTTATTCTATTACCATTTGCAATGGTAGAAACTTTTTATTACGGTTTTCCAAAGGTTGAAACTTGGAAGGCAGTGTTTAGCGTAATGTATCTTGTTATAGGTGCAACAATTTTGGCGTATTGGTTTTGGAACAAAGCGCTAGAGAGGGTTTCGGCATCGGTAAGTGGGTTATATTTAAATGCATTACCATTAATAAGTATTGTTGCTTCAATTGTTCTATTAGATGAATCTTTAACGTGGAGAATAGTAATAGGTGGTAGCTTAGTTTTATTTGGAGTGATATGGGCAGATAAACGTAAGTTAATTGATTTATTTATGTCAGGCAATCGAAATGTTAAAGAGAATGAAGAATGTTAA
- the purE gene encoding 5-(carboxyamino)imidazole ribonucleotide mutase — MKSLVGVIMGSTSDWETMKYACDILDELNIPYEKKVVSAHRTPDYMFEYAETARERGLKVIIAGAGGAAHLPGMVAAKTNLPVIGVPVQSKALNGLDSLLSIVQMPGGVPVATVAIGKAGSTNAGLLAAQILGSFHDDIHDALELRREAIEKNVREGSELV, encoded by the coding sequence ATGAAATCACTAGTTGGAGTCATAATGGGAAGCACGTCAGACTGGGAAACAATGAAATATGCTTGTGACATTTTAGATGAATTAAATATACCGTATGAGAAAAAAGTTGTATCCGCTCATCGGACTCCGGATTATATGTTTGAATATGCAGAGACGGCTCGTGAACGTGGATTGAAAGTTATTATTGCTGGAGCTGGTGGAGCAGCACATTTACCAGGAATGGTTGCAGCGAAGACGAATCTTCCTGTAATCGGAGTTCCAGTTCAATCAAAAGCGTTAAACGGCTTAGATTCATTATTATCCATCGTCCAAATGCCAGGAGGGGTTCCAGTTGCAACTGTTGCAATTGGTAAGGCTGGTTCAACAAATGCTGGTTTACTTGCTGCACAAATACTTGGATCATTCCATGATGACATACATGATGCATTAGAATTGAGAAGAGAAGCAATTGAAAAAAATGTGCGCGAAGGTAGTGAGCTAGTATGA
- the purK gene encoding 5-(carboxyamino)imidazole ribonucleotide synthase, whose amino-acid sequence MTRIILPGKTIGIIGGGQLGRMMALAAKEMGYKIAVLDPTKHSPCAQVADIEIVAPYDDLKAIQHLAEISDVVTYEFENIDYRCLQWLEKHAYLPQGSQLLSKTQNRFTEKNAIEKAGLPVATYRLVQNQDQLTEAITELSYPSVLKTTTGGYDGKGQVVLRSEADVDTARELANAAECILEKWVPFEKEVSVIVIRSVSGETKVFPVAENIHVNNILHESIVPARITEELSQKAIAYAKVLADELELVGTLAVEMFATADDEIYINELAPRPHNSGHYTQDACETSQFGQHIRAICNLPLGETNLLKPVVMVNILGEHIEGVLRQVNRLTGCYLHLYGKEEAKAQRKMGHVNILNDNIEVALEKAKSLHIWDHQEQLLEGKR is encoded by the coding sequence ATGACGAGAATCATTTTACCTGGAAAAACAATCGGCATTATTGGAGGCGGCCAGCTAGGAAGAATGATGGCATTGGCAGCTAAGGAGATGGGATATAAAATTGCTGTTTTAGATCCTACAAAACATTCACCATGTGCACAAGTTGCTGATATTGAAATTGTTGCACCATATGACGATTTAAAAGCAATTCAGCATTTAGCAGAGATCAGTGATGTTGTCACATATGAATTTGAGAATATTGATTATAGATGTTTACAATGGCTTGAAAAACATGCTTACTTACCGCAAGGCAGTCAGTTGTTAAGTAAAACGCAAAATCGTTTTACAGAAAAGAATGCGATTGAGAAAGCGGGGCTACCAGTAGCAACGTATAGATTAGTTCAAAATCAAGATCAGCTTACTGAAGCAATTACTGAGTTATCATATCCTTCCGTATTAAAAACGACGACAGGCGGATATGATGGGAAAGGTCAAGTTGTTTTAAGAAGTGAGGCTGATGTTGATACAGCGCGAGAGCTTGCGAATGCAGCAGAGTGTATTTTAGAGAAATGGGTGCCTTTTGAAAAAGAAGTATCAGTTATTGTCATTCGTAGTGTAAGTGGTGAAACGAAAGTATTTCCGGTAGCGGAAAATATTCATGTAAATAACATTTTGCATGAATCTATCGTTCCAGCTCGCATTACAGAAGAACTTTCTCAAAAAGCAATTGCTTATGCAAAAGTGCTCGCGGATGAACTAGAACTTGTGGGAACACTAGCGGTAGAGATGTTTGCTACAGCTGATGATGAGATTTACATTAATGAACTAGCACCAAGACCTCACAATTCAGGACACTATACACAGGATGCATGTGAAACGAGTCAATTCGGTCAACATATTCGAGCAATCTGTAATTTACCTCTTGGAGAAACAAATTTGTTAAAACCAGTTGTCATGGTAAACATTTTAGGCGAACATATAGAAGGGGTCCTAAGACAAGTGAATAGATTAACCGGGTGCTATTTACACTTGTATGGAAAAGAAGAAGCAAAAGCGCAGCGAAAAATGGGGCATGTTAATATTTTAAATGATAATATTGAAGTCGCTCTAGAAAAAGCGAAGAGTTTGCATATTTGGGACCATCAAGAACAACTGTTGGAGGGAAAAAGATGA
- the purB gene encoding adenylosuccinate lyase produces MISRYTRPEMGAIWTEENKFKAWLEVEILACEAWAELGDIPKEDVKKIREHASFDIDRIYEIEKETRHDVVAFTRAVSETPALGEERKWVHYGLTSTDVVDTALSYILKQANEIILKDLENFVSILANKAKEHKYTIMMGRTHGVHAEPTTFGLKLGLWYEEMKRNVERFKQAANTVRVGKLSGAVGTYANIDPFVEKYVCENLGLEAAPISTQTLQRDRHAHYMSTLALIATSIEKMAVEIRGLQKSETREVEEAFAKGQKGSSAMPHKRNPIGSENMTGLARVIRGYMMTAYENVPLWHERDISHSSAERVILPDATIALNYMLNRFGNIVKNLTVYPENMKRNMTRTYGLIYSQRVMLTLIDKGMVREEAYDIVQPKAMEAWETQVQFKELVEADERITSKLTQEEINECFNYEHHMQHVDTIFERLGLNEA; encoded by the coding sequence ATGATTAGTCGTTATACACGCCCAGAAATGGGTGCAATTTGGACGGAAGAGAACAAATTTAAAGCGTGGTTAGAAGTTGAGATTTTAGCTTGTGAAGCATGGGCTGAGCTTGGCGATATTCCAAAAGAAGATGTTAAGAAAATTCGTGAGCATGCATCATTTGATATTGATCGTATTTATGAAATTGAAAAAGAGACACGTCATGACGTAGTTGCATTCACTCGTGCTGTATCAGAAACACCAGCATTAGGCGAGGAACGTAAATGGGTTCATTACGGTTTAACATCTACAGACGTAGTAGATACAGCGTTGTCTTACATTTTAAAACAAGCGAATGAAATCATATTAAAAGACTTAGAAAACTTTGTAAGCATTTTAGCTAACAAAGCGAAAGAACATAAATACACGATCATGATGGGAAGAACACATGGTGTTCATGCAGAACCAACAACATTTGGTTTAAAACTGGGTCTTTGGTATGAAGAAATGAAGCGTAACGTAGAGCGTTTCAAGCAAGCTGCTAATACAGTTCGCGTTGGTAAATTATCTGGTGCGGTTGGTACATATGCAAATATCGATCCATTCGTAGAAAAGTATGTTTGTGAAAACTTAGGATTAGAAGCAGCACCAATTTCAACACAAACATTGCAACGTGATCGTCATGCTCATTACATGTCAACACTCGCATTAATCGCAACATCTATCGAAAAGATGGCAGTTGAGATTCGTGGTTTACAAAAGAGTGAAACACGTGAAGTTGAAGAGGCTTTCGCAAAAGGTCAAAAAGGTTCTTCTGCAATGCCGCATAAGCGTAATCCAATTGGATCTGAAAATATGACTGGTTTAGCTCGTGTTATCCGCGGTTATATGATGACAGCTTATGAGAATGTTCCATTATGGCATGAGCGTGATATTTCTCACTCTTCAGCAGAACGCGTAATTTTACCAGATGCTACAATCGCGTTAAATTACATGCTAAACCGCTTTGGTAATATTGTTAAAAACTTAACTGTATACCCAGAGAATATGAAACGCAATATGACAAGAACATACGGCTTAATTTATTCTCAGCGCGTCATGCTTACATTAATCGATAAAGGTATGGTACGTGAGGAAGCTTACGATATCGTACAACCTAAAGCGATGGAAGCTTGGGAAACACAAGTACAATTTAAAGAGCTTGTAGAAGCTGATGAGCGTATTACTAGCAAGTTAACACAAGAAGAAATTAATGAATGCTTCAACTATGAGCATCATATGCAACACGTTGATACAATCTTTGAACGCCTAGGATTAAACGAAGCGTAA
- the purC gene encoding phosphoribosylaminoimidazolesuccinocarboxamide synthase → MQKLELLYEGKAKRIYRTESADMVWVEYKDSATAFNGEKKETITGKGRLNNEITTLLFRKLQEVGIKTHFVEKLSETEQLVKKVSIIPLEVVTRNVIAGSLSKRLGMEEGTVLAEPIVEFYFKDDDLGDPLVTEDHIRVLNVASPEQVSVLREMALQINQVLIDHFASCRVRLVDFKLEFGVTEAGEIILADEISPDTCRLWDETSNEKFDKDVFRRDLGNLTDAYEEILKRLGGISHV, encoded by the coding sequence ATGCAAAAGCTAGAATTGCTGTATGAAGGTAAGGCAAAAAGAATTTATCGTACAGAATCAGCAGATATGGTTTGGGTAGAGTACAAAGATAGTGCGACTGCTTTCAATGGGGAGAAAAAGGAGACGATTACAGGAAAAGGTCGTTTGAACAATGAGATTACAACTTTATTGTTCAGAAAGTTACAAGAAGTGGGAATTAAAACACATTTTGTTGAGAAGTTATCTGAGACAGAGCAACTTGTTAAAAAAGTGAGTATTATTCCTTTAGAAGTTGTCACAAGAAATGTAATTGCAGGAAGTCTTTCAAAACGATTAGGAATGGAAGAGGGAACTGTACTTGCAGAACCAATCGTAGAATTTTACTTCAAAGATGATGATTTAGGAGATCCGCTTGTAACGGAAGATCATATTCGTGTATTAAACGTTGCGTCGCCAGAGCAAGTAAGCGTATTACGAGAGATGGCTCTACAAATCAATCAAGTGTTGATTGATCATTTCGCAAGCTGTCGTGTAAGATTAGTAGATTTCAAATTAGAGTTTGGTGTAACGGAAGCAGGAGAAATTATTTTAGCGGATGAAATTTCACCAGATACTTGCCGTTTATGGGATGAAACGAGCAACGAAAAGTTCGATAAAGACGTATTCCGTCGCGACCTTGGAAATTTAACAGATGCTTATGAAGAAATTTTAAAACGTTTAGGGGGAATTTCACATGTATAA
- the purS gene encoding phosphoribosylformylglycinamidine synthase subunit PurS, with product MYKVKVYVTLRESVLDPQGTAVKGALHSLSFTEVQDVRIGKYMELTIDKSVTDLDSKVKEMCEKLLANVVMEDFRYEVEEVVAQ from the coding sequence ATGTATAAAGTTAAGGTATATGTAACATTAAGAGAAAGCGTATTAGATCCACAAGGAACAGCAGTAAAAGGAGCACTTCATAGCCTTTCATTCACAGAAGTACAAGATGTTCGAATCGGAAAGTACATGGAACTAACAATTGATAAATCGGTAACTGACTTAGATAGCAAGGTAAAGGAAATGTGTGAAAAACTATTAGCAAACGTTGTAATGGAAGACTTCCGTTATGAAGTTGAGGAGGTTGTCGCACAGTGA
- the purQ gene encoding phosphoribosylformylglycinamidine synthase subunit PurQ, whose protein sequence is MKFAVIVFPGSNCDVDMFHAIKDELGEEVDYVWHDTENLDEYDAILLPGGFSYGDYLRCGAISRFANAMKAVQKAAEQGKPILGVCNGFQILVESGLLPGALMRNENLKFMCRTVQLRVENNETMFTSQYEKDEVINIPIAHGEGNYYCDEETLKQLEENNQIAFRYVENPNGSVSDIAGIVNEKGNVLGMMPHPERAVDELLGGAEGLKVFQSILKQWRETYVVNA, encoded by the coding sequence GTGAAATTTGCCGTAATAGTATTTCCAGGTTCGAACTGTGATGTTGATATGTTCCATGCAATTAAAGATGAGCTTGGCGAAGAAGTAGATTACGTTTGGCACGATACAGAGAATTTAGATGAGTATGATGCAATTCTACTACCTGGTGGATTCTCTTACGGTGACTACTTACGCTGCGGTGCTATCTCTCGCTTTGCAAATGCAATGAAAGCAGTGCAAAAAGCTGCTGAGCAAGGAAAGCCGATTTTAGGTGTATGTAATGGATTCCAGATTCTTGTTGAATCAGGATTACTACCAGGAGCGTTAATGAGAAACGAAAACTTAAAATTTATGTGTCGCACTGTTCAGTTACGTGTTGAAAATAATGAAACGATGTTTACATCACAATATGAAAAAGATGAAGTAATCAATATTCCAATTGCACATGGTGAGGGGAATTACTATTGTGATGAAGAGACTCTTAAACAATTAGAAGAGAATAATCAAATCGCATTCCGTTACGTAGAAAACCCGAATGGAAGCGTTTCGGATATTGCAGGTATTGTAAACGAAAAAGGAAATGTACTTGGTATGATGCCACACCCAGAGCGTGCTGTAGATGAATTACTTGGCGGTGCTGAAGGGTTAAAAGTCTTTCAATCTATCTTAAAACAGTGGAGGGAAACATATGTCGTTAATGCTTGA
- the purL gene encoding phosphoribosylformylglycinamidine synthase II, with amino-acid sequence MSLMLEPNPTQIKEERIYAEMGLTDEEFAMVEKILGRLPNYTETGLFSVMWSEHCSYKNSKPVLRRFPTTGERVLQGPGEGAGIVDIGDNQAVVFKMESHNHPSAIEPYQGAATGVGGIIRDVFSMGARPVALLNSLRFGELQSPRVKYLFEEVVAGIAGYGNCIGIPTVGGEVQFDPCYEGNPLVNAMCVGLINHEDIKKGQAHGAGNTVMYVGASTGRDGIHGATFASEELSESSEAKRPAVQVGDPFMEKLLIEACLELIQSDALVGIQDMGAAGLTSSSAEMASKAGMGIEMYLDDVPQRETGMTPYEMMLSESQERMLIVVKKGREQEIVDLFEKYGLAAVTMGKVTEDKMLRLFHKGEMVAEVPADALAEEAPIYHKPSKEAAYFAEFQQMKMETPKVENYKETLFALLQQPTIASKEWVYDQYDYQVRTSTVVTPGSDAAVVRVRGTEKGLAMTTDCNSRYIYLDPEMGGKIAVAEAARNIVCSGGEPLAITDCLNFGNPEKPEVFWQIEKSVDGMSEACRTLQTPVIGGNVSMYNERSGEAVYPTPTVGMVGLVHDLKHVTTQEFKQAGDLVYVIGETKAEFGGSELQKMIHGKIFGQSPSIDLDVELKRQKQVLAAIQAGLVQSAHDVAEGGLAVAISESAIGANGLGATVKLGGEETAALFAESQSRFVITVKRENKEAFEKAVEAIQVGEVTNTNEVTIHNEENEVLLTANVDEMRKAWKGAIPCLLK; translated from the coding sequence ATGTCGTTAATGCTTGAACCAAATCCAACACAAATTAAAGAAGAGCGCATATATGCGGAAATGGGGCTAACAGACGAAGAGTTTGCCATGGTTGAAAAGATTTTAGGCCGTCTGCCAAATTATACAGAAACAGGATTATTCTCTGTTATGTGGTCTGAACATTGTAGTTATAAAAATTCAAAACCAGTGCTTCGAAGATTCCCAACAACAGGTGAGCGCGTTCTGCAAGGACCGGGGGAAGGTGCTGGAATTGTAGATATCGGTGATAATCAAGCAGTTGTATTTAAAATGGAAAGTCATAATCATCCTTCTGCTATTGAACCATATCAAGGAGCAGCAACAGGCGTTGGTGGTATTATCCGTGACGTATTCTCTATGGGGGCACGCCCAGTAGCTCTATTGAACTCACTTCGATTTGGGGAATTACAATCACCACGTGTGAAATATTTATTCGAAGAAGTAGTAGCAGGGATTGCAGGATACGGTAACTGTATCGGTATTCCGACTGTTGGCGGCGAAGTACAGTTTGATCCATGTTATGAAGGAAACCCACTTGTAAATGCAATGTGTGTAGGTTTAATTAACCATGAAGATATTAAAAAAGGGCAAGCGCACGGTGCTGGAAATACAGTAATGTACGTAGGAGCATCAACTGGTCGTGACGGTATTCACGGTGCAACATTCGCATCTGAAGAGTTATCTGAAAGCTCAGAAGCGAAGCGTCCAGCAGTTCAAGTAGGAGATCCATTTATGGAGAAACTTCTTATTGAAGCTTGCTTAGAACTTATTCAATCAGATGCACTTGTTGGAATTCAAGATATGGGTGCAGCTGGTTTAACATCATCTTCTGCAGAAATGGCAAGTAAAGCAGGAATGGGTATTGAAATGTACTTAGATGATGTACCACAGCGTGAAACAGGAATGACACCATATGAAATGATGCTATCTGAATCACAAGAGCGTATGTTAATTGTTGTGAAAAAAGGTAGAGAGCAAGAAATAGTAGATTTATTTGAGAAGTATGGTCTTGCAGCCGTTACGATGGGGAAAGTAACGGAAGACAAAATGCTTCGTTTATTCCATAAAGGTGAAATGGTAGCTGAAGTGCCAGCAGATGCCCTTGCAGAAGAAGCGCCAATTTATCATAAACCATCAAAAGAAGCAGCATACTTTGCTGAATTCCAGCAGATGAAAATGGAAACACCAAAAGTAGAAAATTATAAAGAAACGTTATTCGCTCTATTACAACAACCGACGATTGCAAGTAAAGAGTGGGTTTATGATCAATATGATTATCAAGTTCGCACAAGCACAGTTGTTACACCAGGTTCAGATGCAGCGGTTGTACGTGTACGCGGTACAGAAAAAGGATTAGCAATGACGACAGACTGTAACTCTCGCTACATTTATTTAGATCCAGAAATGGGCGGTAAAATTGCAGTAGCAGAGGCAGCACGTAATATCGTATGTTCTGGAGGAGAGCCACTTGCAATTACAGATTGCTTAAACTTCGGTAATCCAGAGAAACCAGAAGTCTTCTGGCAAATTGAGAAATCAGTAGATGGTATGAGTGAAGCTTGTCGCACATTACAAACACCAGTTATCGGCGGAAACGTATCAATGTATAACGAACGTAGTGGTGAAGCGGTATATCCAACACCGACAGTTGGGATGGTTGGACTAGTACATGACTTAAAACATGTAACAACACAAGAGTTTAAGCAAGCTGGCGATTTAGTTTATGTTATCGGAGAGACGAAAGCTGAGTTTGGTGGAAGTGAATTACAGAAAATGATTCACGGAAAAATTTTCGGCCAATCACCAAGTATCGATCTAGACGTAGAATTAAAACGTCAAAAACAAGTATTAGCAGCAATTCAAGCTGGCCTTGTTCAATCTGCTCATGATGTTGCTGAAGGTGGTTTAGCAGTTGCAATTTCAGAAAGTGCAATTGGTGCTAACGGCTTAGGTGCTACTGTGAAATTAGGCGGAGAAGAAACAGCAGCATTATTCGCTGAATCACAATCTCGCTTCGTGATAACTGTAAAACGTGAAAATAAAGAAGCGTTCGAGAAAGCGGTAGAAGCAATTCAAGTTGGAGAAGTGACAAATACAAATGAAGTAACGATTCATAATGAAGAAAATGAAGTATTACTTACAGCAAATGTAGATGAAATGAGAAAGGCTTGGAAAGGGGCAATCCCATGCTTGCTGAAATAA
- the purF gene encoding amidophosphoribosyltransferase, translated as MLAEIKGLNEECGVFGIWGHENAAQVSYYGLHSLQHRGQEGAGIVVNNGEKIVGHKGLGLISEVFSRGELEGLNGKSAIGHVRYATAGGSEVANVQPLLFRFSDHSMALAHNGNLINAKMLRRELEAEGSIFQTSSDTEVLLHLIKRSTKDSLIESVKEALNKVKGAFAYLLLTGNEMIVALDPNGFRPLSIGKMGDAYVVASETCAFDVVGATYIRDVEPGELLIINDEGIHVDRFTNDVEHAICSMEYIYFARPDSNIAGVNVHAARKNMGKRLAAEAPIEADIVTGVPDSSISAAIGYAEATGIPYELGLIKNRYVGRTFIQPSQELREQGVKMKLSAVRGVVEGKRVVMIDDSIVRGTTSKRIVRMLREAGATEVHVRIASPPLKYPCFYGIDIQTRKELIAANHTVEEIREMIGADSLTFLSEDGLVDAIGRPYEGKYGGLCMAYFNGDYPTALYDYEQELFESMK; from the coding sequence ATGCTTGCTGAAATAAAGGGGTTAAATGAAGAATGTGGCGTTTTCGGAATTTGGGGGCATGAAAATGCGGCACAAGTTTCATACTACGGATTGCATAGTTTACAGCACCGTGGGCAAGAAGGCGCAGGCATCGTCGTAAATAATGGGGAAAAAATCGTCGGTCACAAGGGGTTAGGTTTAATATCAGAAGTGTTTTCAAGAGGTGAGCTAGAAGGATTGAACGGAAAATCAGCAATCGGACACGTACGATACGCGACGGCTGGTGGAAGTGAAGTAGCTAATGTTCAACCATTATTATTCCGTTTTTCTGATCATAGTATGGCATTAGCTCATAACGGGAATTTAATTAATGCAAAAATGCTTCGCCGCGAATTAGAGGCAGAGGGAAGTATTTTTCAAACAAGTTCAGATACAGAAGTACTTTTACATCTTATTAAACGTAGTACGAAAGATTCATTAATTGAAAGTGTAAAAGAGGCTTTAAATAAAGTGAAGGGTGCGTTTGCGTATCTTTTACTAACTGGAAATGAAATGATCGTTGCGTTAGATCCAAATGGGTTCCGTCCTCTTTCAATTGGAAAGATGGGTGATGCTTACGTTGTAGCATCAGAAACATGTGCTTTTGATGTAGTAGGTGCAACATACATTCGTGATGTAGAACCGGGTGAGTTACTTATCATTAATGATGAAGGAATTCACGTAGATCGTTTCACAAATGATGTAGAACATGCAATTTGCAGCATGGAATACATTTACTTCGCACGCCCAGATTCAAATATTGCTGGTGTTAACGTCCATGCAGCACGTAAAAACATGGGAAAACGTTTGGCGGCAGAAGCTCCTATTGAAGCCGATATTGTTACTGGTGTACCAGACTCTAGTATTTCAGCAGCAATTGGTTATGCGGAAGCGACAGGCATTCCATATGAGTTAGGATTAATTAAAAATCGTTATGTCGGACGTACGTTTATTCAACCTTCGCAAGAACTGCGAGAGCAAGGGGTTAAGATGAAGCTTTCAGCAGTAAGAGGTGTAGTTGAAGGGAAACGAGTTGTTATGATTGACGATTCTATCGTACGAGGAACAACGAGTAAACGAATTGTTCGTATGCTTCGCGAGGCTGGAGCGACAGAAGTTCATGTAAGAATAGCTTCACCACCTCTGAAATATCCATGTTTCTATGGCATTGATATTCAAACGAGAAAAGAATTAATTGCAGCAAATCATACAGTAGAAGAAATTCGTGAAATGATTGGTGCAGACTCATTAACATTTTTAAGTGAAGATGGATTAGTAGATGCAATTGGACGTCCATATGAAGGGAAATACGGCGGCCTATGTATGGCGTACTTCAATGGAGATTATCCAACAGCTCTTTATGATTATGAGCAAGAGCTTTTTGAAAGTATGAAATAA
- the purM gene encoding phosphoribosylformylglycinamidine cyclo-ligase, producing MANAYKQAGVDIEAGYEAVSRMKKHVQTTMRKEVLGGLGGFGGMFDLSKFALEEPVLVSGTDGVGTKLMLAFMADKHDTIGIDAVAMCVNDIVVQGAEPLFFLDYIACGKAEPSKIENIVKGISEGCRQAGCALIGGETAEMPGMYSTEEYDLAGFTVGIVDKKKIVTGEKIEAGHVLIGLASSGIHSNGYSLVRKVLLEDGELSLDRIYGRLELPLGEELLKPTKIYVKPILELLKKYEVYGMAHITGGGFIENIPRMLPEGIGAEIELGSWKIQPIFSLLQEVGKLEEKEMFNIFNMGIGMVVAVKEEEAKDIVRLLEEQGETARIIGRTVQGAGVTFNGGTAL from the coding sequence ATGGCGAATGCATATAAGCAAGCAGGAGTAGATATTGAAGCTGGATATGAAGCGGTATCTCGCATGAAAAAACACGTACAAACAACAATGAGAAAAGAAGTACTAGGCGGTTTAGGCGGTTTTGGAGGTATGTTTGATCTATCAAAATTTGCATTAGAAGAACCTGTATTAGTATCTGGAACAGATGGCGTGGGAACGAAATTGATGCTCGCTTTTATGGCAGATAAACATGACACAATTGGTATTGATGCAGTAGCGATGTGTGTAAATGATATTGTTGTCCAAGGAGCAGAGCCGCTTTTCTTCCTTGATTATATTGCTTGTGGTAAAGCTGAACCTAGTAAAATTGAAAACATCGTCAAAGGTATATCAGAGGGCTGTCGCCAAGCTGGTTGTGCATTAATTGGTGGAGAAACAGCTGAAATGCCAGGAATGTATTCTACAGAAGAGTATGATTTAGCTGGTTTTACAGTTGGGATTGTTGATAAAAAGAAAATTGTAACAGGTGAAAAAATTGAAGCTGGTCACGTATTAATTGGCTTGGCATCTAGCGGTATTCATAGTAACGGTTATTCTCTAGTACGAAAAGTATTACTAGAAGATGGAGAACTATCTTTAGATCGCATTTACGGACGCTTAGAACTACCTCTTGGTGAAGAGTTATTAAAACCAACGAAAATTTATGTCAAACCTATTTTAGAACTATTGAAGAAATATGAAGTATACGGTATGGCGCATATTACAGGTGGCGGATTCATTGAAAATATTCCACGTATGTTACCAGAAGGAATCGGTGCAGAAATTGAATTAGGATCTTGGAAAATTCAACCAATATTCAGTTTACTTCAGGAGGTTGGAAAACTAGAAGAGAAAGAAATGTTCAATATTTTTAACATGGGTATTGGTATGGTAGTAGCGGTGAAGGAAGAAGAAGCAAAAGATATCGTTCGTCTTCTTGAAGAACAAGGAGAAACAGCTCGTATTATTGGACGTACTGTACAAGGGGCTGGCGTTACCTTCAATGGGGGCACGGCACTATGA